A single window of uncultured Methanospirillum sp. DNA harbors:
- a CDS encoding ribonuclease III domain-containing protein, whose protein sequence is MFNHADRPDLEEVIGHTFAVPGILNRALSRKAYCQEQGHPDTGHMDALATLGDAVIELLILTRLVEQGGSDKGEISVKKMDLVNMSILRRAGETIHLHEYIHWGNGENRMHIWSSGRVLAECIEALVGAVYLDGGLSAAGHVMDNIGLFPTETEGKPE, encoded by the coding sequence ATGTTCAATCATGCTGACCGGCCTGATCTGGAAGAGGTGATCGGGCACACCTTCGCTGTACCCGGGATCCTGAACCGGGCGCTCAGCAGAAAAGCATACTGCCAGGAGCAGGGCCACCCGGACACCGGACACATGGATGCTCTGGCAACTCTTGGTGACGCGGTGATCGAACTCCTGATCCTCACCAGGCTCGTAGAGCAGGGTGGAAGCGATAAAGGCGAGATCTCGGTAAAAAAAATGGATCTCGTCAACATGTCCATCCTTCGAAGAGCTGGAGAAACAATTCATCTTCATGAGTATATTCACTGGGGAAACGGTGAAAACAGAATGCATATCTGGTCGTCAGGGCGTGTTCTGGCCGAGTGCATCGAGGCTCTGGTCGGGGCAGTGTACCTGGATGGCGGTCTTTCTGCTGCCGGACATGTTATGGATAATATCGGCCTTTTTCCCACCGAAACGGAAGGGAAACCGGAATAA
- a CDS encoding flippase-like domain-containing protein has product MDKSQKKWVYISIGISVVILAVMVGSTFNEETLTYLLHMNIFFLMLALALRFVSFALWALRIQKMSLSLGYKVPFSHCYNMVVANLLAGALTPGQAGGEPVRIHELYKAKMSVGDATAVVIMERVLDAVMLVALSICSLFIMGSVIWTLSSGIIFVIFFSLFLLIFFILLLLYAVRYPDPAKRMVMRFLHWIEIKMKKPSFQKIITRTDVEFDNFCSGINAFAKHGKSGFIWGSVCTILFWFSEFVVASVILMGLGLPPAVWESMLAQIIIALVSMIPITPGASGVAELSAASLYALFVPTAALGIFILLWRLIMFYLNIVFGFISTMFIFKREITE; this is encoded by the coding sequence ATGGATAAGAGCCAGAAGAAATGGGTGTATATCTCAATCGGGATCAGCGTAGTTATCCTGGCTGTGATGGTGGGTTCCACATTCAACGAAGAGACGCTGACCTACCTGCTCCACATGAACATCTTCTTCCTGATGCTTGCACTTGCACTCAGGTTTGTCTCATTTGCCCTCTGGGCTCTTCGTATCCAGAAGATGTCGCTCTCACTTGGATACAAGGTGCCATTCTCCCACTGCTATAACATGGTGGTTGCCAATCTCCTTGCCGGTGCCCTCACGCCAGGTCAGGCCGGAGGAGAACCTGTCAGGATCCACGAACTCTACAAGGCAAAGATGTCTGTAGGCGATGCAACTGCTGTGGTGATCATGGAGCGTGTTCTTGATGCGGTCATGCTCGTAGCGCTCAGCATCTGCAGTCTCTTCATCATGGGCAGCGTCATCTGGACGCTCTCAAGCGGGATCATCTTTGTGATCTTCTTCTCCCTGTTCCTGCTGATCTTCTTTATCCTTCTGCTTCTGTATGCTGTCAGGTACCCGGATCCGGCAAAACGGATGGTCATGCGTTTTCTTCATTGGATAGAGATAAAGATGAAGAAACCGTCATTTCAGAAGATCATCACCCGGACCGATGTAGAGTTTGACAACTTCTGCTCAGGGATCAACGCTTTTGCAAAACACGGGAAGTCAGGGTTCATATGGGGATCGGTCTGCACCATCCTCTTCTGGTTCTCTGAGTTCGTGGTAGCTTCAGTGATCCTGATGGGACTTGGTCTTCCTCCTGCAGTATGGGAATCTATGCTCGCCCAGATCATCATCGCCCTTGTGAGTATGATCCCGATCACTCCGGGAGCATCAGGAGTAGCCGAACTCTCGGCTGCCTCACTTTATGCCCTCTTCGTCCCGACAGCAGCCCTTGGTATCTTCATCCTGCTCTGGCGGCTGATCATGTTCTATCTCAACATCGTCTTCGGGTTCATCTCAACGATGTTCATCTTCAAGCGTGAGATAACAGAGTAA
- the argF gene encoding ornithine carbamoyltransferase, producing MKKDFISILDVSRDELGELIATARRLKEERRVGVFPPHLSQKTLGMIFEKSSTRTRISFEVGMYELGGHALFLNPKDMQLGRGEAVRDTARVMSRFVSAIMIRANSHQSVTELAVHADIPVINGLSDCEHPCQILADIMTIVEHLHRIEKVTIAWVGDGNNVCNSLILSTILTGMEVRIACPAGYEPSREFIQMARSEGAVIELGTDPIAAVRNADVVMTDTWVSMGHEEETQEREKIFGKYQVNMDLLNHAKPGAIVMHCLPAHRGYEITDEVMDSSRSVVWDQAENRLHVQKALLLRLLA from the coding sequence ATGAAAAAAGATTTTATCTCGATTCTTGATGTCTCCCGGGATGAACTTGGCGAACTGATAGCAACCGCCCGCAGGCTTAAGGAAGAGCGGAGGGTCGGGGTTTTTCCTCCGCATCTCTCGCAGAAGACGCTCGGGATGATCTTTGAGAAGTCATCCACACGGACACGAATCTCGTTTGAAGTTGGCATGTATGAACTAGGAGGTCATGCCCTCTTCCTCAATCCCAAGGATATGCAGCTCGGAAGAGGTGAGGCTGTCCGCGATACCGCCCGGGTGATGTCCAGATTCGTCTCAGCCATCATGATCAGGGCAAACTCGCACCAGAGTGTGACCGAACTTGCGGTCCATGCCGATATCCCGGTCATCAATGGTCTCTCTGATTGTGAGCACCCCTGCCAGATCCTGGCAGACATCATGACGATCGTAGAGCACCTTCACCGGATAGAGAAAGTCACCATTGCCTGGGTTGGAGATGGCAACAATGTGTGTAACTCATTGATCCTGAGTACAATTCTCACCGGGATGGAGGTTCGGATTGCATGCCCGGCCGGCTACGAACCATCGCGTGAGTTTATTCAGATGGCACGCAGTGAAGGTGCTGTCATAGAACTTGGTACCGATCCGATTGCAGCGGTCAGAAATGCCGATGTTGTGATGACCGATACCTGGGTCTCGATGGGTCACGAGGAGGAGACCCAGGAGCGTGAGAAGATCTTTGGTAAGTACCAGGTGAACATGGACCTTCTGAACCATGCAAAACCCGGAGCAATTGTTATGCACTGTCTCCCTGCACACCGGGGATACGAGATCACCGATGAGGTGATGGACAGCAGCCGGAGTGTTGTATGGGATCAGGCAGAGAACCGGCTGCATGTGCAGAAGGCACTTCTGCTCAGGCTTCTGGCCTGA